From the Lolium rigidum isolate FL_2022 chromosome 2, APGP_CSIRO_Lrig_0.1, whole genome shotgun sequence genome, one window contains:
- the LOC124686851 gene encoding cytochrome P450 89A2-like, which produces MELYPSSPLLIALLLALAASVLFLLLHGRHGGQTNALPPGPPALLFVARFLALRRSIFHLGPLLRDLHARYGPVISVRLARTLVFVSDRRIAHRVLVQGGSTFADRPPLGEPGLLFTTGGRDISTSPYGAYWRMVRRNLASEALHPARVALYAPARRRVQDSLVRDLLRRRDGGVAVRPAFQRAMFELLVHMSLGARLAPETLDEVQELQLRILRSITSFPIFSFFPALTKRLFRRRWEGYVAVRRRQDEIFLPLIRARRERDSRDGADPPCYADSLLALRVAEEGGRPLTDGEAVSLCSEFLNGGTDTAVTSLEWILAELVNRPDIQSKVYEEVKARPELDEEDPQATPYLKAVVLEGLRLHPPAHFLLPHSVQSDGAEVGGHAVPKGAEVNFLVADFGRDEAAWTAAREFRPERFLEGGEGHGVDLTGSREIKMMPFGAGRRMCPGYTLGLLHVEYFVGSLVRELEWLPPADGEELDMTEELDFTTVMKHPLRARLVPRTR; this is translated from the coding sequence ATGGAGCTCTACCCATCCTCTCCCCTGCTCATCGCCCTCTTGCTCGCTCTGGCTGCCTCAGTCCTGTTCCTGCTGCTGCACGGCCGTCACGGCGGCCAGACGAACGCGCTCCCGCCCGGACCGCCGGCGCTGCTCTTCGTGGCCCGGTTCCTGGCGCTCCGGCGATCCATCTTCCACCTCGGCCCGCTCCTCCGCGACCTGCACGCGCGCTACGGGCCAGTCATCTCCGTCCGCCTCGCCCGCACGCTCGTCTTCGTCTCCGACCGCCGCATAGCGCACCGCGTGCTCGTCCAGGGCGGCTCCACGTTCGCCGACCGCCCGCCGCTCGGCGAGCCCGGGCTGCTCTTCACCACCGGCGGCCGCGACATCAGCACCTCGCCCTACGGCGCCTACTGGCGCATGGTCCGCCGCAACCTCGCCTCCGAGGCCCTGCACCCGGCCCGCGTCGCGCTCTACGCGCCGGCGAGGCGGCGCGTGCAAGACTCCCTCGTCCGTGACCTCCTCCGccggcgcgacggcggcgtcgcCGTGAGGCCGGCCTTCCAGCGCGCCATGTTCGAGCTGCTCGTGCACATGAGCCTCGGCGCAAGGCTCGCCCCGGAGACGCTGGACGAGGTCCAGGAGCTGCAGCTGCGGATCCTCCGCTCCATCACCAGCTTCcccatcttctccttcttcccgGCGCTCACCAAGAGGCTCTTCCGGCGGCGGTGGGAGGGGTACGTGGCCGTGCGCCGGAGGCAGGACGAGATCTTCCTCCCGCTGATCCGCGCCAGGCGAGAGCGAGACAGTCGAGACGGCGCTGACCCTCCGTGCTACGCCGACTCCCTCTTGGCGCTGCGCGTGGCCGAGGAAGGCGGCCGCCCGCTCACGGACGGCGAGGCGGTCAGCCTCTGCTCCGAGTTCCTGAACGGCGGCACCGACACGGCGGTCACCTCCCTAGAGTGGATCTTGGCGGAGCTGGTGAACCGCCCGGACATACAGTCCAAGGTGTACGAGGAGGTGAAAGCAAGGCCGGAGCTGGACGAGGAGGACCCGCAGGCGACGCCGTACCTGAAGGCCGTGGTGCTGGAGGGCCTCCGTCTGCATCCGCCGGCGCACTTCCTCCTCCCGCACAGCGTGCAGAGCGACGGCGCCGAGGTGGGCGGCCACGCGGTGCCCAAGGGCGCGGAGGTGAACTTCCTGGTGGCCGACTTCGGGCGCGACGAGGCGGCGTGGACGGCGGCGAGGGAGTTCCGGCCGGAGCGGTTCTTGGAAGGGGGCGAGGGGCACGGCGTGGACCTGACGGGGAGCAGGGAGATCAAGATGATGCCCTTCGGCGCCGGACGCAGGATGTGCCCCGGGTACACGCTCGGCCTGCTGCACGTGGAGTACTTCGTGGGCAGCCTCGTGAGGGAGCTGGAGTGGCTGCCGCCGGCGGACGGGGAGGAGCTGGACATGACGGAGGAGCTGGATTTCACCACCGTCATGAAACATCCACTCCGTGCTCGCCTTGTCCCGAGGACTAGATGA